From a region of the Microterricola gilva genome:
- a CDS encoding peptidylprolyl isomerase: protein MASNPKQEREARARLRAYQARQRVHERRISRRARDNWIAAIALVIILVLAVGAQIFFFSGGPGTPAPTPSASATPTPTPQAGENIGDVPPAELAEGRTWTGTLTLNDVALGVELDGAAAPQAVSSTISLAESGFYDGVSCHRLTDGGFYVLQCGDPSGDGTGGPGYSYGPIEAAPADNVYPAGTIAMARSGGNGYSMGSQFFIVYDDTTIGADAAGGYTVLGHVTSGLDELKKQITDAGVEGGASDGAPAVPTTITGFTLQ from the coding sequence GTGGCCTCGAACCCGAAGCAGGAACGCGAAGCACGGGCGCGCCTGCGCGCCTACCAGGCCCGCCAGCGCGTGCACGAGCGTCGCATCAGCCGACGCGCCCGCGACAACTGGATCGCCGCCATCGCGCTCGTGATCATCCTCGTGCTCGCGGTCGGGGCCCAGATCTTCTTCTTCAGCGGCGGCCCAGGCACCCCGGCGCCGACGCCGTCGGCCTCGGCGACGCCGACCCCGACCCCGCAGGCGGGCGAGAACATCGGCGATGTGCCCCCGGCTGAGCTCGCCGAGGGGCGGACGTGGACGGGAACACTCACCCTCAACGACGTCGCCCTGGGCGTCGAGCTCGACGGTGCCGCGGCCCCTCAGGCCGTCTCTTCGACGATCAGCCTCGCCGAGAGCGGCTTCTACGACGGCGTCAGCTGCCACCGCCTCACCGACGGTGGCTTCTACGTGCTGCAGTGCGGCGACCCGTCCGGCGACGGAACCGGCGGCCCCGGCTACAGCTACGGCCCGATCGAGGCGGCACCGGCTGACAACGTCTACCCGGCGGGGACGATCGCGATGGCGCGCTCAGGCGGCAACGGCTACAGCATGGGCAGCCAGTTCTTCATCGTCTACGACGACACCACGATCGGCGCCGACGCGGCTGGTGGCTACACCGTGCTCGGCCACGTGACGAGCGGCCTCGATGAGCTGAAGAAGCAGATCACGGACGCCGGCGTCGAGGGCGGAGCGAGCGACGGCGCTCCCGCCGTCCCGACCACGATCACGGGGTTCACGCTGCAGTAA
- a CDS encoding replication-associated recombination protein A codes for MVNQGLGLRSGATPLAVRMRPRSLDEVAGQKHLLTPGSPLVALASDKTGEKGSVSVILWGPPGTGKTTLAQAIAHSSGRNFVELSAVNAGVRDVRQVMEQAMTNRDLYGTSTVLFLDEIHRFTKAQQDALLPGVENGWVILVAATTENPSFSVISPLLSRSLLLTLEQLSDDDLGIVLDRAVEDSRGLGGRFVLEPEARAAIIRLASGDARRALTALEAASVSAATGLDLSDPDADKPLITTELVALAVDRALLRYDRNGDEHYDVISAFIKSVRGSDVDAALHYLARMIEAGEDPRFIARRIIVSASEDIGLADPQALVVAIAAADAVQFIGMPEGRIPLAQAVVHLATAPKSNAAYVGIDAAIADVRAGEFGRVPKHLRDAHYPGAKRLGHGKGYVYPHDAPVGVVPQQYLPDELRGREYYQPSEHGNEREVAARLAKIRRIVRGEP; via the coding sequence ATGGTGAATCAGGGTCTTGGTCTGCGCAGCGGTGCGACGCCGCTTGCCGTTCGGATGAGACCCCGTTCTCTCGACGAGGTGGCAGGCCAGAAGCACCTGCTCACGCCCGGCTCGCCGCTCGTCGCCCTGGCAAGCGACAAGACGGGGGAGAAGGGATCGGTCTCCGTCATCCTCTGGGGCCCACCTGGCACGGGCAAGACGACGCTCGCCCAGGCGATCGCGCACTCCTCCGGCCGCAACTTCGTCGAACTCTCCGCCGTCAACGCCGGCGTGCGCGATGTGCGCCAGGTGATGGAGCAGGCGATGACCAATCGCGACCTGTACGGCACATCGACGGTGCTCTTCCTCGATGAGATCCACCGCTTCACGAAGGCGCAGCAGGACGCGCTGCTGCCTGGAGTCGAAAACGGCTGGGTGATCCTGGTCGCCGCGACGACGGAGAACCCCTCCTTCTCCGTGATCTCTCCGCTGCTCTCGCGTTCCCTGCTGCTCACACTCGAGCAGCTCAGCGACGACGACCTCGGCATCGTCCTCGACCGCGCCGTCGAGGACTCCCGCGGGCTCGGCGGCCGCTTCGTGCTCGAGCCGGAGGCGAGGGCCGCGATCATCCGGCTGGCGTCCGGTGACGCACGACGCGCGCTCACCGCGCTGGAGGCGGCATCAGTCTCGGCCGCGACCGGCCTCGACCTCAGCGACCCGGATGCCGACAAGCCGCTGATCACGACGGAGCTCGTCGCGCTGGCCGTCGACCGCGCGCTGCTGCGCTACGACCGCAACGGCGACGAGCACTACGACGTGATCAGCGCGTTCATCAAATCCGTGCGCGGCTCGGACGTCGACGCCGCCCTGCACTACCTCGCCCGCATGATCGAGGCGGGGGAGGACCCGCGCTTCATCGCGAGGCGGATCATCGTCTCCGCATCCGAGGACATCGGCCTCGCCGACCCGCAGGCACTCGTCGTGGCGATCGCCGCGGCAGACGCCGTGCAGTTCATCGGCATGCCGGAGGGCCGGATCCCGTTGGCCCAGGCCGTCGTGCACCTGGCGACGGCACCCAAGTCGAATGCGGCGTATGTCGGCATCGACGCGGCGATCGCCGATGTGCGGGCCGGCGAGTTCGGCCGGGTCCCGAAGCACCTGCGCGACGCCCACTACCCCGGCGCGAAACGCCTCGGCCACGGCAAGGGCTACGTCTACCCGCACGATGCCCCCGTCGGTGTCGTGCCTCAGCAGTACCTGCCGGACGAGCTGCGCGGCCGGGAGTACTACCAGCCGAGCGAGCACGGCAATGAGCGCGAGGTGGCTGCCCGCCTCGCCAAGATCCGTCGCATCGTCCGCGGGGAGCCATAG
- the rpsD gene encoding 30S ribosomal protein S4 yields the protein MSTKSRTRSKTRLSRALGIALTPKAAKYLEKRPYAPGEHGRTKRKQDSDYAVRLREKQRLRAQYGIREKQLKIAFEEARRTKGLTGENLVEILETRLDALVLRAGFARTTAQARQMVVHRHILVDGQLVDRPSFRVKPGQQIHVKARSEGTEPFQVAAAGGHVDVLPKTPAYLEVELDKLQARLVRRPKRAEVPVTCEVQLVVEYYAAR from the coding sequence GTGTCTACTAAGTCACGTACCCGCAGCAAGACCCGCCTCTCGCGCGCGCTCGGCATCGCCCTCACCCCGAAGGCCGCCAAGTACCTCGAGAAGCGCCCATACGCTCCCGGTGAGCACGGCCGCACCAAGCGCAAGCAGGACAGCGACTACGCCGTTCGTCTGCGCGAGAAGCAGCGTCTGCGCGCCCAGTACGGCATCCGCGAGAAGCAGCTGAAGATCGCCTTCGAAGAGGCTCGTCGCACCAAGGGCCTGACCGGTGAGAACCTCGTCGAGATCCTCGAGACGCGTCTTGACGCCCTCGTGCTCCGTGCCGGCTTCGCCCGCACCACGGCTCAGGCTCGCCAGATGGTCGTGCACCGCCACATCCTCGTCGACGGCCAGCTCGTTGACCGTCCCTCCTTCCGCGTGAAGCCGGGACAGCAGATCCACGTCAAGGCACGTTCTGAGGGCACCGAGCCCTTCCAGGTCGCCGCAGCCGGCGGACACGTCGACGTTCTGCCGAAGACCCCGGCGTACCTCGAGGTCGAGCTCGACAAGCTGCAGGCCCGCCTCGTGCGCCGCCCGAAGCGTGCCGAGGTTCCCGTGACCTGTGAAGTACAGCTCGTCGTGGAGTACTACGCGGCTCGCTAG
- a CDS encoding DUF948 domain-containing protein — protein MSLGDIAGLIAAGVFAVLVGLLAIPLIKLGGVLDQTRDSIRETTNGVTPLLEETAVTLKETNRQLARVDVITANVADVTGNVSALVALFAATVGGPLIKLAGFSAGVRAAFRAARPTARGTSRR, from the coding sequence ATGTCCCTCGGTGACATCGCAGGACTCATCGCGGCCGGTGTATTCGCCGTGCTCGTCGGCTTGCTGGCGATCCCGCTGATCAAACTCGGCGGCGTGCTCGACCAGACACGTGACTCCATTCGCGAGACCACGAACGGCGTGACGCCGCTTCTCGAGGAGACGGCGGTCACCCTGAAGGAGACGAACCGCCAGCTGGCACGCGTCGACGTCATCACCGCCAACGTCGCGGATGTCACGGGCAACGTCTCCGCGCTCGTCGCCCTCTTCGCCGCCACCGTCGGCGGCCCCCTGATCAAGCTGGCCGGGTTCTCTGCCGGGGTACGAGCCGCATTCCGGGCCGCGCGCCCGACGGCCCGCGGAACCAGTCGGCGCTGA
- the alaS gene encoding alanine--tRNA ligase: protein MQTADIRRRWLDYFGERGHTVVPSASLVSDDPTLLFTVAGMVPFVPYLTGLVPAPFSRATSVQKCIRTLDIEEVGKTPRHGTFFQMNGNFSFGDYFKEGAISYAWELLTSSEADGGYGFAEKDLWVTVYKDDDEAIEIWKRVAGLPDERIQRLDKDTNYWHTGQAGPAGPCSEIFFDRGPAYGRDGGPATDDDRYVEIWNLVFMQYLIGDVRGKTEFTIVKELPNKNIDTGMGLERVAFLKQGVENFYEIDQVRPVLDRAAELSGRRYGADHDDDVRMRVIADHVRSSLMLMSDGVTPSNEGRGYILRRLMRRTVRAMRLLGVDAATFPELFAASRDAMKDAYPEVERDYSRIAQSAIGEEETFLRTLAAGTTVLDLALNKTKEASSPQLAGDAAFLLHDTYGFPIDLTLEVAEEAGLTVDRAAFDALMAEQRARAKADAKAKKTALADLSVYGEFRAFGETVFTGYTNLQTESRVLGLIVGGHSVNKAVAGDIAEVILAETALYAESGGQEADSGLIVGPGYELEVLDVQKPVKGLISHKVQVRFGEVGVGDAATSVVDADNRRGAQQAHSGTHIIHAALRQVLGPNAHQSGSYNMAGYLRLDFSWNQGLSAATRSEIEEISNNAIRDNLEVVTREMPLDEARELGAMALFGEKYGDRVRMVDIGGPWSRELCAGTHVGSSAEIGMINLISESSVGSTNRRVESLVGIEAFRDLAAERALVTQLTSSLKTPREQLPEKVSELVANLKAAEKKIAAFEAKALGDKVPALLEKATVDGGLTLIAENLGTLASADDVRTLVNAVRERLGNEAAVVALVAEAGGKAVAIVASNPAARERGIKAGALAREMAGILGGGGGGKDDLAQGGGPDVSAIPRALEAVRSTVAAARA, encoded by the coding sequence ATGCAGACTGCAGACATTCGCCGCCGCTGGCTTGACTACTTCGGAGAGCGCGGTCACACCGTCGTGCCATCCGCCTCCCTGGTCAGCGACGACCCAACACTCCTCTTCACCGTCGCAGGCATGGTTCCCTTCGTGCCGTACCTCACCGGTCTCGTGCCCGCGCCATTCTCGCGTGCGACCAGCGTGCAGAAGTGCATCCGCACCCTCGACATCGAGGAGGTCGGCAAGACGCCGCGTCACGGCACCTTCTTCCAGATGAACGGCAACTTCTCCTTCGGCGACTACTTCAAAGAGGGCGCGATCAGCTACGCCTGGGAGCTGCTGACCAGCTCGGAGGCCGACGGCGGCTACGGCTTCGCCGAGAAGGACCTCTGGGTCACCGTCTACAAGGACGACGATGAGGCCATCGAGATCTGGAAGCGGGTCGCCGGCCTGCCGGACGAGCGGATCCAGCGCCTCGACAAGGACACCAACTACTGGCACACGGGCCAGGCCGGCCCGGCCGGACCCTGCTCGGAGATCTTCTTCGACCGTGGACCGGCATACGGGCGCGACGGCGGCCCGGCGACAGACGACGACCGCTACGTCGAAATCTGGAACCTCGTGTTCATGCAGTACCTGATCGGCGATGTCCGCGGCAAGACGGAGTTCACGATCGTCAAGGAACTGCCGAACAAGAACATCGACACCGGCATGGGCCTGGAGCGCGTCGCGTTCCTCAAGCAGGGCGTCGAGAACTTCTACGAGATCGACCAGGTTCGCCCGGTCCTCGACCGCGCCGCCGAGCTCTCCGGCCGCCGCTACGGAGCCGACCACGACGACGACGTGCGCATGCGCGTCATCGCCGACCACGTCCGCTCCTCGCTGATGCTGATGAGCGACGGCGTCACGCCGTCCAACGAGGGCCGCGGCTACATCCTGCGCCGCCTGATGCGCCGCACGGTGCGCGCCATGCGCCTGCTCGGCGTCGACGCGGCCACGTTCCCCGAGCTCTTCGCCGCCTCGCGCGACGCGATGAAGGACGCATACCCCGAGGTCGAGCGCGACTACTCGCGCATCGCGCAGAGCGCGATCGGCGAGGAGGAGACCTTCCTCCGCACCCTCGCGGCCGGCACGACCGTGCTCGACCTCGCGCTGAACAAGACCAAGGAGGCCTCGTCGCCGCAGCTGGCCGGCGACGCCGCGTTCCTGCTGCACGACACCTACGGCTTCCCGATCGACCTCACACTCGAGGTCGCGGAAGAGGCGGGCCTCACGGTCGACCGCGCCGCATTCGACGCCCTCATGGCTGAACAGCGTGCTCGCGCCAAGGCCGACGCGAAGGCCAAGAAGACGGCTCTCGCCGACCTCTCCGTGTACGGAGAGTTCCGCGCGTTCGGCGAGACGGTGTTCACCGGCTACACGAACCTGCAGACCGAGTCCCGCGTCCTCGGCCTCATCGTCGGCGGGCACTCCGTGAACAAGGCCGTCGCCGGCGACATCGCCGAGGTGATCCTCGCCGAGACCGCGCTCTATGCAGAGTCCGGCGGGCAGGAGGCCGACAGCGGCCTCATCGTCGGCCCCGGCTATGAGCTCGAGGTGCTCGACGTGCAGAAGCCCGTCAAGGGGCTCATCAGCCACAAGGTGCAGGTGCGCTTCGGCGAGGTCGGCGTCGGGGATGCCGCAACGAGCGTCGTCGACGCTGACAACCGCCGCGGAGCCCAGCAGGCGCACTCCGGCACGCACATCATCCACGCAGCGCTCCGCCAGGTGCTCGGCCCGAACGCGCACCAGTCCGGCTCGTACAACATGGCCGGCTACCTGCGCCTCGACTTCTCCTGGAACCAGGGCCTCTCCGCGGCGACGCGCAGCGAGATCGAGGAGATCTCGAACAACGCCATCCGCGACAACCTCGAGGTCGTCACCAGGGAGATGCCGCTTGACGAGGCACGCGAGCTCGGCGCCATGGCGCTGTTCGGCGAGAAGTACGGCGATCGCGTGCGCATGGTCGACATTGGCGGCCCATGGTCGCGCGAGCTCTGCGCGGGAACCCACGTTGGTTCCAGCGCCGAGATCGGCATGATCAACCTCATCAGCGAGTCCTCCGTCGGGTCGACGAACCGCCGCGTCGAATCGCTCGTCGGCATCGAGGCGTTCCGGGATCTGGCTGCGGAGCGCGCGCTCGTCACACAGCTGACCAGCTCGCTCAAGACGCCGCGCGAACAGCTCCCTGAGAAGGTGTCGGAGCTCGTCGCCAACCTCAAGGCCGCTGAGAAGAAGATCGCGGCCTTCGAGGCGAAGGCACTCGGCGACAAGGTGCCGGCGCTGCTGGAGAAGGCGACGGTCGACGGCGGGCTCACGCTCATCGCCGAGAACCTCGGCACGCTGGCATCCGCAGACGATGTCCGCACCCTGGTCAACGCCGTGCGCGAGCGCCTCGGGAACGAGGCGGCGGTCGTCGCGCTGGTCGCCGAGGCCGGCGGCAAGGCCGTCGCGATCGTTGCGAGCAACCCGGCGGCCCGTGAGCGCGGCATCAAGGCCGGCGCCCTGGCCCGCGAGATGGCGGGAATCCTCGGCGGTGGCGGCGGCGGAAAAGACGACCTGGCGCAGGGCGGCGGACCCGATGTGAGCGCGATCCCGCGCGCACTCGAGGCCGTGCGCAGCACGGTCGCCGCGGCGCGGGCATAG
- the ruvX gene encoding Holliday junction resolvase RuvX: MRSGVRLGVDVGKARVGLSRSDLHGMLATPIETVPRTLPEGEIVLSSDILRIAEVQRELDAIEVVVGLPLALSGAETASTADARHFATALQLALTVPVRLVDERLSTVSAQSALRSSGKKAKSHRPVIDQVAAVIILQHALDSERGMGTPPGTTLSPNEGL; the protein is encoded by the coding sequence GTGCGTTCTGGGGTGCGGCTCGGCGTCGACGTCGGCAAGGCGCGCGTCGGGCTCTCCCGCTCCGATCTGCACGGCATGCTCGCGACGCCGATCGAGACCGTTCCGCGCACCCTGCCGGAGGGCGAGATCGTGCTCAGCTCCGACATTCTCCGCATCGCCGAGGTGCAGCGGGAGCTCGACGCGATCGAGGTCGTCGTCGGGCTGCCGCTCGCGCTCTCCGGCGCGGAGACGGCATCGACGGCCGACGCCAGACACTTCGCGACCGCGTTGCAGCTGGCGCTGACCGTTCCGGTTCGTCTGGTCGACGAGCGGCTCTCGACGGTGTCGGCGCAGTCGGCGCTTCGCTCGTCTGGCAAGAAGGCGAAGTCGCACCGCCCGGTGATCGATCAGGTGGCCGCGGTTATCATTTTGCAGCACGCTCTCGACTCCGAGCGCGGAATGGGCACTCCGCCCGGAACGACTCTCAGCCCGAACGAAGGACTCTGA
- the mltG gene encoding endolytic transglycosylase MltG, producing MSNLPPVTPDDAGAQKDDRAAETAAPAEADARPSFDELFTAPAPAQPELAESLRPRASARKMKRGRGGIGCLIVLVVLAGIVTAGYFLLQGPIQQLISAASGPEDYEGSGTGEVTVMIHEGDIGSDVATTLHESGVTKSFEAFYDLLLAQTTPPVFQPGAYKLAEQMSAQAALDALENPENRLQQTVVVPEGTVAADVLQLISEGTEIPLADLQAAAADVASFGLPAEATSLEGFLFPATYTFTPGLGAHDVLATLVDRQFQALDAAGVAPEDRWNTIVLASLVQKEAGLREDYYKVARVFLNRLDPALWESGLLQSDATVAYGTGNTHRVSTTDAEREDASNPYNTYVHPGMLIAPISNPGDLAIDAALHPADGPWLFFVTWNLDTGETIFSATVEEHDAAVEKWLAWMDEHPEYQ from the coding sequence GTGTCAAACCTGCCCCCGGTCACCCCCGACGATGCGGGTGCCCAGAAGGACGACAGGGCTGCAGAAACTGCCGCGCCGGCCGAGGCCGATGCGCGCCCATCCTTCGACGAACTCTTCACCGCTCCGGCGCCGGCCCAGCCGGAACTGGCCGAGAGCCTTCGCCCGCGGGCGTCGGCCAGGAAGATGAAGCGGGGCAGGGGCGGCATCGGCTGCCTGATCGTGCTCGTCGTCCTGGCCGGCATCGTCACGGCCGGTTACTTTCTGTTGCAGGGTCCGATCCAGCAGCTGATCTCCGCGGCATCCGGGCCGGAGGACTACGAGGGCAGCGGCACCGGCGAGGTGACCGTGATGATCCACGAGGGTGACATCGGCTCCGATGTCGCGACGACCCTGCACGAGAGCGGCGTCACCAAGAGCTTCGAGGCCTTCTACGACCTGCTCCTGGCGCAGACCACGCCGCCCGTCTTCCAACCCGGCGCGTACAAGCTCGCCGAGCAGATGAGCGCCCAGGCCGCGCTGGACGCACTGGAGAACCCGGAGAACCGGCTCCAACAGACCGTCGTCGTGCCTGAGGGCACCGTCGCCGCCGATGTGTTGCAGCTGATCTCGGAGGGCACGGAGATCCCGTTGGCCGATCTGCAGGCGGCCGCCGCGGATGTCGCCTCCTTCGGCCTCCCGGCCGAGGCCACCAGCCTCGAGGGCTTCCTGTTCCCGGCCACGTACACCTTCACGCCCGGCCTCGGCGCGCACGACGTGCTCGCGACGCTGGTCGATCGGCAGTTCCAGGCGCTGGACGCGGCCGGTGTCGCTCCAGAGGACCGATGGAACACGATCGTGCTCGCCTCGTTGGTTCAGAAGGAAGCCGGCCTCCGGGAGGACTACTACAAGGTCGCCCGCGTCTTCCTCAACCGACTCGACCCTGCGCTCTGGGAGAGCGGGCTGCTGCAGTCCGACGCGACCGTCGCGTACGGAACCGGCAACACGCACCGGGTCTCGACGACCGACGCCGAGCGCGAGGACGCGAGCAACCCGTACAACACCTACGTGCACCCCGGCATGCTCATCGCCCCGATCTCGAACCCGGGCGACCTCGCCATCGACGCCGCGCTGCACCCGGCCGACGGCCCGTGGCTGTTCTTCGTCACGTGGAACCTCGACACCGGCGAGACGATCTTCTCGGCCACCGTCGAGGAGCACGATGCCGCCGTCGAGAAGTGGCTGGCCTGGATGGACGAGCACCCGGAGTACCAGTGA
- a CDS encoding shikimate dehydrogenase encodes MSTLRLAVLGSPITHSQSPAIHTAAYAALGLDWEYGRFELDADGLAAFLAARGQEWRGFSLTMPLKFQALALADEVDATARITGAVNTLLFSGAGATRRLHGFNTDVTGLVNSLADNGITSARSVLIVGGGATAGSAIMAAAELGAGAVVVAVRRPDAADGLHELARAAGVALRIVALADAVAAASEIDLVISTLPGGADAGLRFDAELMLRTPLYDVAYSPWPSPLGAAWQRAGGRVISGIGMLLHQALVQVRIFVAGDPFAELPNEKATFAAMSAAVQAGSATHSDAVER; translated from the coding sequence GTGAGCACGCTCCGCCTCGCCGTCCTCGGCTCACCGATCACGCACTCGCAGTCGCCCGCGATCCACACCGCTGCATACGCCGCACTCGGCCTCGACTGGGAGTACGGGCGGTTCGAGCTCGACGCCGACGGCCTCGCCGCGTTCCTCGCAGCGCGGGGCCAGGAGTGGCGCGGCTTCTCGCTCACCATGCCGCTGAAGTTCCAGGCGCTCGCCCTCGCCGATGAGGTCGACGCGACGGCGCGGATCACCGGCGCCGTCAACACGCTGCTGTTCAGCGGTGCAGGCGCGACACGACGCCTGCACGGCTTCAACACCGACGTCACCGGACTCGTGAACTCGCTCGCCGACAACGGCATCACGAGCGCACGCTCCGTGCTCATCGTCGGCGGGGGAGCGACGGCCGGATCCGCGATCATGGCGGCGGCCGAGCTCGGCGCCGGAGCTGTCGTCGTCGCCGTGCGCAGGCCGGACGCCGCCGACGGGCTGCACGAGCTGGCGCGTGCCGCCGGTGTCGCGCTGCGCATCGTCGCACTCGCGGATGCCGTCGCCGCGGCATCCGAGATCGACCTCGTCATCAGCACGCTGCCGGGTGGTGCAGACGCCGGCCTGCGCTTCGACGCCGAGCTCATGCTGCGCACACCGCTCTACGACGTCGCATACTCACCGTGGCCGAGCCCGCTCGGCGCGGCATGGCAGCGGGCGGGCGGCCGGGTGATCTCCGGCATCGGAATGCTGCTGCACCAGGCCCTCGTCCAGGTGCGCATCTTCGTCGCCGGTGACCCATTCGCCGAACTCCCGAACGAGAAGGCGACCTTCGCCGCGATGAGCGCAGCGGTGCAGGCCGGGAGCGCAACGCACTCCGACGCTGTGGAAAGATAG
- the aroC gene encoding chorismate synthase, translating to MLRWLTAGESHGPELIAVIEGLPAGVPVALDDIRADLARRKLGYGRGARMKFEQDELNISGGVRHGLSLGSPVALRIGNSEWPKWKDVMSAEPIDESKLGRGRGAALTRPRPGHADLVGMQKYDFDEARPVLERASARETAARVALGAVARSFLSELGIRLVSHTLSIGPVRVPEGSTLPTPDDVDTLDADPLRCFDEATSALMVAEVDDAHKEGDTLGGVVEVLAYGVPPGLGSYVHGDRRLDAQLSAALMGIQAIKGVEVGDGFLTTTRRGSAAHDELFVDGEEIQRASDKAGGIEGGMSTGTLLRVRAGMKPIATVPHSLRTVDVATGEAAVAHHQRSDVCAVPAAGVVAEAMVALTLANAMLEKFGGDSIGETRRNLRGYLDAIPSRLATGSTSRPFS from the coding sequence ATGCTGCGTTGGCTCACCGCCGGGGAATCCCACGGCCCAGAACTCATTGCCGTGATCGAGGGGCTCCCCGCGGGGGTCCCGGTCGCGTTGGACGACATCCGTGCCGATCTGGCGCGCCGCAAGCTCGGTTACGGCCGCGGCGCCAGGATGAAGTTCGAGCAGGACGAGCTGAACATCTCCGGCGGCGTTCGCCACGGCCTCAGCCTCGGCAGCCCCGTCGCGCTGCGCATCGGCAACTCGGAGTGGCCGAAGTGGAAAGACGTGATGAGCGCCGAGCCCATCGACGAGTCCAAGCTCGGCCGCGGTCGCGGTGCGGCACTGACCCGGCCACGTCCAGGCCACGCCGACCTCGTCGGCATGCAGAAGTACGACTTCGACGAGGCCCGCCCCGTTCTCGAGCGCGCCAGCGCCCGCGAGACCGCCGCCCGCGTCGCCCTCGGCGCCGTCGCCCGGTCCTTCCTCTCCGAACTCGGCATCCGCCTGGTCAGCCACACCCTCTCCATCGGCCCCGTGCGGGTTCCGGAGGGCAGCACGTTGCCGACACCGGATGACGTCGACACACTCGACGCCGATCCGCTCCGCTGCTTCGACGAGGCCACGAGCGCGCTCATGGTCGCCGAGGTCGATGACGCACACAAGGAGGGCGACACCCTCGGCGGTGTCGTCGAGGTGCTCGCGTACGGCGTCCCGCCTGGGCTCGGCTCCTACGTGCACGGCGACCGCCGCCTCGACGCGCAGCTCTCCGCCGCGCTCATGGGCATCCAGGCGATCAAGGGCGTCGAGGTCGGCGACGGCTTCCTCACCACCACCCGCCGCGGCTCTGCTGCCCACGACGAGCTCTTCGTCGACGGCGAGGAGATCCAGCGTGCAAGCGACAAGGCAGGCGGTATCGAGGGCGGCATGAGCACGGGAACGCTGCTCCGGGTGCGCGCGGGCATGAAGCCGATCGCGACCGTCCCGCACTCGCTGCGCACCGTCGACGTCGCCACCGGCGAGGCCGCCGTCGCGCACCACCAGCGTTCCGACGTCTGTGCGGTTCCGGCGGCCGGCGTCGTCGCGGAGGCCATGGTCGCGCTGACCCTGGCGAATGCGATGCTCGAGAAGTTCGGCGGAGACTCCATCGGAGAGACCCGCCGCAACCTCCGTGGCTACCTCGACGCGATCCCGAGCCGCCTGGCCACTGGCAGCACCAGCCGCCCGTTCTCCTGA
- a CDS encoding shikimate kinase encodes MKSLLPLVFIGPMAAGKSKIGRLVARRLSVPFIDTDKVIAAKHGPIPAIFAAQGEPAFRAYERDAVAEAMRGDAVVSLGGGAVLHPDTRLELAGHTVVLLTVTRDAVAKRLAGSGRPLLDGDDAVERWAAIADTRMPIYEALATETFDTSARPITQIADDIVTWARERS; translated from the coding sequence GTGAAGTCGCTCCTGCCACTCGTCTTCATCGGCCCGATGGCCGCGGGCAAGAGCAAGATCGGTCGGCTCGTCGCCCGCAGGCTCTCCGTGCCGTTCATCGACACCGACAAGGTCATCGCGGCCAAGCACGGCCCGATCCCCGCGATCTTCGCCGCGCAGGGTGAGCCGGCTTTCCGCGCATACGAACGGGATGCCGTCGCCGAGGCCATGCGAGGCGACGCCGTAGTGTCACTCGGCGGGGGAGCGGTGCTGCATCCCGACACCCGCCTCGAGTTGGCCGGCCACACCGTCGTGCTGCTCACGGTGACCCGCGACGCCGTCGCCAAGCGCCTGGCCGGCAGCGGCAGGCCGCTGCTGGACGGCGACGACGCCGTCGAACGCTGGGCGGCCATCGCCGATACGCGCATGCCGATATACGAAGCGCTGGCGACAGAGACATTCGACACCTCCGCTCGGCCGATCACGCAGATCGCCGACGACATCGTGACCTGGGCAAGAGAAAGATCGTGA